From Ascaphus truei isolate aAscTru1 chromosome 20, aAscTru1.hap1, whole genome shotgun sequence, one genomic window encodes:
- the LOC142470720 gene encoding uncharacterized protein LOC142470720, translated as MFLHPCGGTMDNILQYNYGEDNCAKQPTASKLKTTGRNPAEGSTIEKEAHTETLYISAHSNSCGVVDPYPLHKITQANKCKNSGRPKVRRRNRGQRRCVCSDCGKSFPHNSALVTHQRIHTGEKPYACNQCGKSFTQISSLIRHQRIHTGERPYECAECGKSFIQSAHLVLHQRTHTGEKPYTCRECGKNFTHSSHLVIHQRSHTGEKPYPCIECGKNFTSKTHLVTHQRLHMKDMLYICIECGKSFKNHLSFASHQKAHAVGKPYTCSECGKGFNRSSQLAVHQKSHTGEMPYVCRECGKSFNRNSHLLIHQKTHAVVLFVCPECGKSFTDTSSLHTHQRSHTEEKLYICGECGKSFTEHSGLEIHKRTHT; from the coding sequence ATGTTTCTACACCCATGTGGTGGGACAATGGACAACATTCTCCAGTATAATTATGGAGAAGACAATTGTGCAAAGCAACCCACAGCAAGCAAATTGAAAACTACTGGAAGAAATCCGGCTGAGGGGTCCACTATAGAGAAAGAAGCTCACACagagacactatatatatctGCTCATAGCAATAGTTGTGGTGTGGTCGACCCATATCCATTACACAAAATCACACAAGCAAATAAGTGTAAAAACAGTGGCCGACCAAAAGTTAGGCGTAGGAATAGAGGACAGAGACGCTGCGTATGTAGTGACTGCGGAAAAAGCTTCCCCCACAACTCGGCCCTAGTTACACATCAGcgaatccacacaggggagaaaccctaTGCATGCAACCAGTGTGGAAAAAGCTTTACTCAAATCTCAAGTCTTATtagacaccaaagaatccacacaggagaaagaccataTGAGTGTGccgaatgtgggaaaagcttcatccAGAGTGCACACCTTGTTTTACACCAGAgaactcatacaggggagaagccCTATACATGCCGTGAATGCGGGAAGAACTTCACTCACAGTTCACACCTGGTAATACACCAGAGGTCCCACACGGGAGAAAAGCCATATCCATGTATTGAATGTGGGAAGAACTTTACCAGTAAGACGCATCTTGTTACACATCAGAGGCTGCACATGAAAGACATGCTTTATATATGCattgaatgtgggaaaagctttaagAACCACTTAAGTTTTGCTAGTCACCAGAAAGCTCATGCTGTAGGGAAACCGTACACCTGCAGCGAATGTGGCAAAGGATTTAATCGAAGCTCACAACTGGCTGTACACCAGAAATCTCACACAGGCGAGATGCCGTATGTGTGTAGGGAATGTGGGAAGAGCTTTAATCGTAACTCGCATCTGCTCATTCACCAGAAAACACACGCCGTGGTACTGTTTGTATGCCCCGAATGTGGGAAGAGTTTCACTGACACCTCATCTCTCCATACGCACCAGAGGTCTCACACGGAGGAGAAGCTTTATATATGCGgtgaatgtgggaaaagtttcACTGAGCATTCGGGCCTGGAGATACACAAACGAACTCACACATGA